In one window of Henckelia pumila isolate YLH828 chromosome 1, ASM3356847v2, whole genome shotgun sequence DNA:
- the LOC140862578 gene encoding tRNA wybutosine-synthesizing protein 2/3/4, whose amino-acid sequence MEFDKRKAAAMVAMNSPEPDNSPKGTLDFPIIPLLDAINSHPSFFTTSSCSGRISVFSHPTNHPSLKKKAKGGTWIFISHDPVHPSSLLPLLYPASSAESDHLESASIVFRFEPLIIAVECRDLDAAQCLVSLAISCGFRESGITSVSKRVIIAIRCSIRLEVPLGDSVKLIVSKEYVEYLVGVANEKMETNRKRTDFFLSTLIKNGFSSSPIPVKGEVNDCGFEKYNEVKKIETLGNSVGNVAAGHEGMLSSETNGSCKVISFNLSTVEIDGEPVERLFLWGHSACSVDQKKILIFGGFGGIGRHERRNDLVLLDVQSGMVEIVAAMGAPSARLGHTCSVVGDFIYVIGGRADPLNILNDVWVFDKAKNEWKFLQCSGSLFPPRHRHAAAVVGSKIYVFGGICNDKILSSLYILDTLTSEWTEIESRGNSPGPLHSHSMESNGSKLYMFGGYNGEKALGDLYSFDVETSLWNKMKTYGIAPNARFSHSMFIYSNYIGVLGGCPVSGHQDLSLLNLLSCSWKTTRMKSTEESLFVRSTVSVIGDNVVIVGGGASCYAFGTKFSQPMKVDLRHLMSICDVSEFMGQTEGKNDSFLYLHKTERKMNQSTLQDSTVEELRGNNGGLVTTNPWVLLLDKRCAKLGKDILKKFGWLDLGRKVYTLKGKLHICFPVTETFCAVFDDKSKVENNVEVNDHHSWMTHSFDVLLKGISSPAALSLLKACGATKIVDEVVNIKKTPTSPFKVMKEAVAPLLNRHRLPSELIEQLPLRWERIGDMIVLPVTSFKDPMWDSIEKELWPIVAKSLGTGRLARQNRIAQTGTRDSKLEILVGDDGWVNHRENGILYSFDTTKCMFSWGNLSEKLRMAQLECKDQVVVDLFAGIGYFTLPFLLRANAKMVYACDWNPHAIEALHRNLHANSVADRCVVLEGDNRVTAPKGVADRVCLGLLPSSECSWVTAVEALRDDGGIIHIHGNVKDTEESSWTNHVVDSIFDIAKSQGRCWEVSVDHVEKVKWYAPHIRHLVVDVSCRL is encoded by the exons ATGGAGTTTGACAAGAGGAAAGCCGCTGCCATGGTGGCTATGAACTCTCCGGAGCCCGATAACTCCCCCAAAGGGACACTAGACTTTCCCATCATTCCTCTCCTCGACGCCATCAACTCACATCCCTCTTTCTTCACCACCAGCTCTTGCTCCGGCCGCATTTCCGTCTTCTCCCATCCCACCAACCACCCCTCCCTCAAGAAAAAGGCAAAGGGAGGCACCTGGATCTTCATCTCCCACGACCCAGTTCACCCCTCTTCCCTCCTTCCCCTCCTTTACCCTGCTTCATCGGCCGAGTCTGATCACCTGGAGTCTGCGAGCATAGTGTTCAGGTTTGAGCCTTTGATCATTGCGGTCGAGTGCAGAGACTTGGACGCGGCTCAGTGTTTGGTTTCTCTCGCTATTTCTTGTGGGTTCAGAGAGAGTGGCATTACCAGTGTTAGTAAGAGAGTTATCATCGCTATACGCTGCTCCATCCGGTTGGAGGTGCCGCTGGGGGATTCCGTCAAGCTTATTGTTTCCAAGGAGTATGTTGAGTACCTTGTTGGTGTTGCTAATGAAAAAATGGAAACTAACAGAAAAAGAACCGATTTTTTTTTGAGTACATTGATAAAGAATGGATTTTCCAGTAGTCCAATTCCAGTGAAAGGCGAAGTGAATGACTGTGGTTTTGAGAAATATAACGAGGTCAAAAAGATTGAAACTTTGGGGAATTCTGTAGGAAATGTTGCTGCTGGACATGAGGGGATGTTGAGTTCTGAAACCAATG GATCATGTAAAGTTATTTCCTTCAATCTATCCACGGTTGAGATAGACGGTGAACCTGTTGAAAGACTTTTTTTGTGGGGTCATTCTGCATGTTCAGTTGACCAAAAGAAAATTCTCATTTTTGGTGGTTTTGGTGGGATTGGACGACATGAACGTAGAAATGACCTTGTGCTTCTGGATGTACAATCTGGAATGGTAGAGATAGTTGCTGCAATGGGAGCACCTTCTGCTCGATTAGGTCACACTTGTTCTGTTGTTGGGGATTTCATATATGTAATTGGAGGTAGGGCTGATCCTCTGAATATTCTGAATGATGTTTGGGTCTTTGACAAGGCAAAGAACGAATGGAAGTTTTTACAATGTTCTGGCAGTTTGTTTCCCCCAAG GCATCGACATGCAGCAGCCGTGGTTGGTTCTAAGATATATGTATTTGGTGGAATTTGTAATGATAaaatattatcgtcgctttatatCCTCGACACACTGACTTCTGAATGGACAGAGATAGAATCTCGGGGAAATTCTCCTGGCCCCCTTCATTCACATTCCATGGAATCAAATGGTTCTAAGTTGTATATGTTTGGTGGATACAACGGGGAGAAAGCACTTGGGGATCTTTACAGTTTTGATGTTGAAACAAGCCTGTGGAATAAGATGAAGACATATGGGATTGCACCGAATGCTAGGTTTTCACACTCGATGTTCATTTATTCAAACTATATTGGTGTGTTGGGTGGATGTCCCGTCAGTGGACATCAAGATTTATCTTTACTGAATCTTCTGTCCTGCTCTTGGAAGACTACCAGGATGAAGTCCACTGAAGAAAGCCTTTTTGTTCGTAGCACAGTAAGTGTTATTGGGGATAATGTAGTGATAGTTGGTGGTGGGGCATCTTGTTATGCATTTGGGACTAAGTTCAGCCAGCCTATGAAGGTTGATTTACGTCATTTGATGTCGATATGTGACGTGTCAGAATTTATGGGTCAGACAGAGGGAAAGAATGATTCTTTCCTGTATTTACATAAAACTGAACGCAAGATGAATCAATCTACTCTCCAAGACTCTACAGTTGAAGAACTAAGGGGAAACAACGGAGGCTTGGTCACAACCAACCCTTGGGTTCTTCTGCTTGATAAACGGTGTGCAAAATTGGGAAAAGACATATTGAAAAAATTTGGTTGGTTGGATCTTGGAAGAAAGGTTTACACCCTGAAGGGTAAATTGCATATCTGTTTCCCTGTGACTGAAACATTTTGTGCTGTGTTTGATGATAAGTCAAAGGTTGAAAACAATGTTGAAGTTAATGATCACCATTCCTGGATGACACATTCTTTTGATGTGTTGTTGAAAGGTATCTCGTCTCCAGCGGCGTTGAGTCTTCTAAAAGCTTGTGGTGCAACTAAGATTGTTGATGAAGTTGTGAACATTAAAAAGACTCCTACTTCTCCTTTCAAAGTGATGAAGGAGGCTGTAGCACCTTTACTGAATCGTCACAGACTTCCATCAGAGCTTATAGAACAGCTGCCTTTGAG ATGGGAGCGGATAGGAGATATGATTGTTCTGCCCGTAACATCCTTCAAGGATCCAATGTGGGACTCGATTGAAAAGGAGCTTTGGCCGATAGTCGCAAAATCACTTGGAACTGGACGTCTCGCACGACAA AATCGAATTGCACAAACTGGAACGAGGGACAGTAAGTTGGAGATTCTTGTTGGAGATGACGGTTGGGTTAATCACCGTGAAAATGGCATACTCTACTCTTTTGATACCACTAAGTGCATGTTCTCTTGGGGTAATCTTTCGGAGAAGCTTCGGATGGCCCAACTAGAATGCAAAGATCAAGTTGTTGTAGATTTATTCGCAGGCATCGGATACTTTACTCTTCCGTTTCTTCTGAG GGCCAATGCAAAAATGGTGTATGCTTGTGACTGGAATCCCCATGCCATTGAAGCACTCCATCGTAATCTCCATGCCAATTCTGTGGCTGACCGTTGTGTTGTTCTGGAAGGAGATAATAGAGTTACAGCTCCTAAA GGAGTTGCTGATCGAGTCTGCCTTGGCCTCCTTCCATCCAGCGAATGTAGTTGGGTTACCGCTGTTGAAGCACTAAG AGACGATGGTGGGATTATACATATCCACGGGAACGTGAAGGACACGGAGGAGAGTTCTTGGACAAACCATGTTGTGGACTCCATTTTTGACATAGCCAAATCCCAAG GCCGTTGCTGGGAGGTTTCGGTTGATCACGTGGAGAAAGTGAAGTGGTATGCTCCACATATCAGACATCTTGTTGTCGATGTGAGTTGCAGACTATGA